The Castanea sativa cultivar Marrone di Chiusa Pesio chromosome 11, ASM4071231v1 genome contains a region encoding:
- the LOC142616086 gene encoding uncharacterized protein LOC142616086, with translation MPDEHPSKCSRIQFEEIDRDPGSRKQICEFPINKQDEIRRAYLKEGPYQPKNIDYPYNNDTHRRRFQPSWFELHSHRDWLEYSPSMDAIYCLPCYLFSKKPIGRPGSDAFISTGFNNWKKVNDGMNCPLLRHVGKDPNSPHKIAVKCCEDLKNYSRHIDKLIEKQTSKELENNRLRLKTSIECARWLAFQACAFRGHDESLDSKNRGNFIELIKFTSTFNDKIASVVLENAPRNAKYTSPTIQKEILHILASNVRSAIREEIGDAKFCILVDEARDESKREQMAIILRFVDKNGFLKERFFHVVHVRDTTALTLKKEICDVLSRYNLHIENIRGQGYDGASNMRGEWNGLQALFLKECPYAYYVHCMAHSERNDELQYAQGEQIENMIASNEIEIGRGANQIEIMGITNILCQALQQHSQDLLNVMHLVSTTKSLIQKLRDDGWEPLLASVKSFCGQHEIDNPDLNARYTKARVSTATTERAFSAMKLLKTRLRNRMEDELLADNMIVYIEKEIAGNFTMEMIMDEFYSMKNRRQT, from the exons ATGCCTGATGAACACCCCTCCAAATGTTCAAGAATTCAATTTGAAGAGATAGATCGTGATCCAGGATCACGTAAACAAATATGTGAATTCCCTATCAACAAACAAGATGAAATCCGACGAGCTTATCTCAAAGAAGGTCCATATCAACCTAAAAATATAGACTATCCATACAACAATGATACTCATCGTCGTCGATTTCAACCTTCATGGTTTGAATTACATTCACATAGGGATTGGTTGGAATACTCACCTTCAATGGATGCGATATATTGTCTACCTTGCTATCTTTTTAGTAAGAAACCAATAGGTCGTCCCGGATCGGATGCATTCATTTCAACAGGTTTTAATAATTGGAAAAAGGTGAATGATGGAATGAATTGTCCTTTACTTCGTCATGTAGGGAAAGATCCAAACTCTCCACATAAAATTGCTGTGAAATGTTGCGAGGATTTAAAGAATTATTCACGACATATTGACAAGCTAATTGAGAAACAAACGTCAAAAGAATTAGAGAATAATCGGTTGCGGCTCAAAACTTCAATAGAGTGTGCTCGATGGCTAGCATTCCAAGCTTGTGCTTTTAGAGGTCATGATGAAAGTCTTGATTCAAAAAATAGAGGTAATTTTATTGAGTTGATAAAATTCACATCAACTTTCAATGACAAAATAGCTAGTGTTGTCTTGGAAAATGCTCCACGAAATGCCAAATATACATCACCCACAATTCAAAAGGAGATTTTGCATATTCTTGCTAGTAATGTGCGAAGTGCTATTCGTGAAGAAATTGGAGATGCAAAATTTTGCATTCTCGTTGATGAAGCCCGGGATGAGTCGAAGAGAGAGCAAATGGCCATTATTTTGAGATTTGTCGATAAAAATGGTTTTCTTAAAGAGCGTTTCTTTCATGTTGTGCATGTTAGAGATACTACTGCGTTGACCCTAAAGAAAGAGATATGTGATGTCCTTTCTCGTTACAACCTTCACATTGAGAATATTCGAGGTCAAGGGTATGATGGAGCTAGTAATATGCGTGGTGAATGGAATGGATTACAGGCTCTATTTCTTAAAGAATGCCCTTATGCTTATTATGTACATTGCATGGCTCATAG TGAGCGTAATGATGAATTGCAATATGCTCAAGGGGAACAAATTGAGAATATGATTGCTTCTAATGAAATTGAGATTGGAAGAGGAGCAAACCAAATTG AGATTATGGGAATTACTAATATTCTTTGCCAAGCTTTGCAACAACATTCTCAGGATCTTttaaatgtcatgcatttagttTCAACTACAAAATCACTTATTCAAAAGTTGAGAGATGATGGATGGGAGCCTTTACTTGCTAGTGTTAAATCATTTTGTGGACAACATGAAATTGATAATCCTGATTTAAATGCTCGTTACACTAAAGCTCGAG TTTCTACAGCAACTACAGAACGAGCTTTTTCAGCTATGAAACTATTAAAAACAAGACTTCGCAATAGAATGGAGGATGAACTTTTGGCAGATAATATGATAGTTTATATAGAAAAGGAAATTGCTGGAAATTTCACCATGGAAATGATTATGGATGAATTCTATTCCATGAAAAATCGTCGCCAGACATGA